A stretch of the Elephas maximus indicus isolate mEleMax1 chromosome 3, mEleMax1 primary haplotype, whole genome shotgun sequence genome encodes the following:
- the LOC126073655 gene encoding small proline-rich protein 2G-like has product MSYQQQQCKQPCQPPPVVCPPKCPKPCPPPKCPEPCPPPKCPPQPCQQKCPPTQIYQPCQQKCPPKSK; this is encoded by the coding sequence ATGTCTTACCAGCAGCAGCAGTGCAAGCAGCCCTGCCAACCACCTCCTGTGGTGTGCCCACCTAAGTGCCCTAAGCCATGTCCACCTCCAAAGTGCCCAGAGCCATGTCCACCCCCAAAATGCCCACCTCAGCCATGTCAGCAGAAATGCCCTCCTACACAGATATACCAACCCTGCCAGCAGAAGTGTCCTCCTAAGAGCAAGTAA
- the LOC126073640 gene encoding small proline-rich protein 2E-like yields the protein MSYQQQQCKQPCQPPPVVCTPKCPEPCPPPKCPEPCPPPKCPEPCPPPKCPPQPCQQKCPPTQIYQPCQQKCPPKSK from the coding sequence ATGTCTTACCAGCAGCAGCAGTGCAAGCAGCCCTGCCAACCACCTCCTGTGGTGTGCACACCTAAGTGCCCTGAGCCATGTCCACCTCCaaagtgccctgagccatgcccACCTCCaaagtgccctgagccatgcccACCCCCAAAGTGTCCACCTCAGCCATGCCAGCAGAAATGCCCTCCTACACAGATATACCAACCCTGCCAGCAGAAGTGTCCTCCTAAGAGCAAGTAA